TGAGCTATTTTCGTTTCGTCGTTGTGGGGACCGGATCGATGCCGCCCTCATGCCACGGATGACACCGCGATAGGCGTCCGATCGTCAACATGCCACCGCGAAATACGCCGTGCCGTTCGATTGCTTCGATCGCGAAATGCGAGCAACTTGGATAAAACCGACAATGATTGCCGATCAGCGGACTTAGAACATATTGATAGAGCTTGATCGCCCCTACAATGATCTTACGCATCAGGCTCACTGAATTTTGTCCAATGCGAACGGAGGGATTCGAAGAGACGGGGATTGGTCCGCTTGACAGCCGCATGCCTCGCTATGACGACGTAGTCCATCACCGGGAGATCATTACGTACCCACCGGAAGCTCTCTCGAATGATCCTTTTGATCCGACTTCGATCGACGGATCGCCGAGCGCATTTTTTTGACACAGCGATACCTAATCTTGCTGTTTCCGCAAGATTAGGTCGTGCGCGAACCACGAAGAACGGGTCAGAGTTCGTGATGGATTCAGCGAAGACGTCACGAAATGCCTTCGAGGAGATAAGCCTTGCCGATTTCGGAAAAGAGCGGTCCGCTCCCCGACGTTTACAGGGCGAGTCTCTTTCGGCCTTTCGCACGACGCGCGGCCAGGACGAGCCTGCCACCTTTCGTTGCCCTACGCGCCCGAAACCCATGTGCATGCGCGCGCTTTAACCGGCTTGGTTGAAATGTGCGTTTCATCTCGACAGCTCTAAATTCAGGATAAAAATCTTTTTCAAGATACTATATTTATAAGGTTGGGTCAAGCGCCTATTTTAATTTGTTAAAGCCGGCTAAGATCCAAATTTGGGGTCAAGATCGGCGCGGAGTAATTTTGTGGTTATCTGGGAAAAATGCACGGCTCGGCTAAAAGAGGAGCTCTCGATTGCCGAATTCAACACATGGATCATGCCGCTACAAGCAAGCGAACAAGATGGGGTCTTACGGTTATTTGCACCAAATCGGTTCGTGCTCGATCAAGTCGAAATGTATTATAAGGAAAAGGTCGAGGCACTGTGTGAACGATTGACGGACGGAACGATCGCACAAGTGTTGATCGAAGTTGGCACCTTTCACAATGAGACGCCGATCGAACACGATGACCGAAAATCTGAACATAGGCCGCCACGGACCACGAAACGTTCCACTGGACGCACTGAGAAGGTTGCCGCGCACGTATCGAATCTAAATTCGGAGTTTACCTTCGACACCTTCGTCGAGGGAAAGTCGAATCAAATTGCCCGCGCTGCATCGCTGCAAATCGGAAATAACCCCGGAAGAGCATACAATCCATTCTTTATCTACGGGGGCGTTGGACTCGGCAAGACACACCTTATGCACGCGATCGGTAACACGCTTTTATCAAAAGATCGATCGCGTCGCGTCGTGTACATTCACTCCGAACGATTCGTTGCGGATATGGTGAGAGCGCTTCAGCATAACCAAATCACGGAGTTCAAACGATACTATCGATCCTTGAACGCGCTATTGATCGACGACGTGCAATTCTTTGCGGGAAAGGAACGGAGTCAGGAGGAATTCTTCCATACGTTCAATGCACTTTTCGAATCGAAACAACAGATTATCCTAACGAGCGACCGATACCCGAAAGAGGTTAGTGGGTTGGAGGAACGGCTGAAGTCGCGGTTCGGCTGGGGCCTGACAGTCTCTGTCGACCCTCCCGACCTCGAAACGCGCGTAGCGATTCTGCAAAGTAAGGCGGCAATCATGGATGTTGACCTACCTGACGAGGTCGGCTTCTTCGTCGCTCGGCGGATCAAGTCGAACATCCGCGAGCTCGAGGGGGCCCTGCGACGGCTGGTGGCGAACGCAGAGTTCACAGGCCAAGAGCTCACGGTGGACTTCGCCAAGGCCGTGCTTCGTGACATGTTGATCGCCCAGGACAAGATGATAACGATTGATAATATACAAAAGGTGGTTGCGGAGTATTACAAAATCAGGATCACTGACCTGATCTCCGCTAAGCGGACAAGGTCGATCTCACGCCCGCGACAGATCGCGATGACGTTGGCAAAAGAACTCACCAAGCATAGCTTGCCGGAGATCGGCACTGCATTCGGTGGCCGCGACCACACGACTGTGATACATGCAACCAAAAAGATCAACAGCTTGCGAAAAGAAGAGATCGCTGTGGAGGAAGATTACAAAAACCTGTTGAGGATCTTGACAAGTTAATGTGGGGAACCTGTGGAAAAATGGAGAGGAAAATTTATCCACATGATTCTAACAATAAGACAAAGCGATTCCGCAACCAAAAAGAAATCATACTATGCTGTTTTATTTAGTTTTTTTTGACAAATAAAGATATTCACCGTTCTTGTAGAAACTATAAGGATAGATAAACATGTATATCGAAATATCCGTAGAACGCCTTCTAACAGCGCTCGGCTACGCAATCGGCGTGATTGAGAAGCGTTCGACATTACCGATACTCGGCTATTTCTTGGTGCGGGCGACAGACGAACGACTCGAAATCGTGAGTACCGATCTGGAGATCGAGATCGAAACATTTGCGAATGCAACGATCGACGACGAAGGAGCCTGTGTGATACCGGGTCGAAAGCTCTTCGATATATGTCGATCCTTGCCAAAGGAGAGCCAACTGAAGATCCGAACGGAAGACGGTAAAGCGGGCATAACCGCTGGACGCTCGCGATTTTCGTTGCTGACATTCACTGAGCAGGACTATCCACGTCTCGGCCTCACCGGCATCAGGGACGAAATGGAGTTGGATGTCGAGACGCTTCGGCTCTTGATCGATAAGACTTCGTTTTCAATGGCGCAACAAGACGTTCGATATTATTTGAACGGTCTATTTGTTGCTTGTGCAAATGACAAGATCATTGGCGTTACAACGGATGGCCACCGACTTTCGAAGGCCGAAGTTACGGTCGAGGGAACGAACGGAAATGAAACGGAAGTCATCATCCCGGGCAAGGCGGTCCAAGAACTAAAGCGTATATTGAGTGGGAGCGACCGGGAGACGCGGGTCAGTCTGGCCTTCCGCGAAGGCCTGGTGAGTTTGACGATTGGAAACATCGTGTTTCATACGAAACTTATCGACGCAAAGTATCCCGACTATGAACGGGTAATACCGCAAAATCTGACGCGACGCGCAATTGTCGATAAAGAACTACTTCGCAGTGCATTGGTACGTATGAGTGCAATATCTTACGATAAGTATAGGGGAGTGGAGTTCATATTCGATGAGGGCACGTTGAGACTCGTATCGAAAAATTCAGAGCAAGAAATCGCCGAAGAAGACTTTGATGTGGCCTATGACGGTGACAAGATGAGCGTCGCCTTCAACAGTAGCTATGTAGTGGATGTGCTCAGTGCGATTACTTCGGAAACGATCGAAGTGAATTTTACGGATGGAAACACGAGCTCGATCTGGCGCGGCGAGGACAGCGAAGCGGAGACCTATGTCATCATGCCGATGCGTTTGTGAGTTGGCAGCAGCGACTGATGACGGTAGGAACAGACAGCATGGGATGGGTTAGCGGCGATGACGAGAACCGGATCGACGAGGCTTTGTAGTAGACGGAATTGAAGAGAAGGCCGATCCGCGGCGGCGCCGGCCTTCGGGGGCAAGGTCGACGTCTTTGCCTTTCGGCTGGAAGGCGGGGACGAGGTGGCGTTTGCCGTTGCCGATCAGGTCAGCGCGACCCATCGCCTTCAACGCATCGCGAAGCAGGGGCCAGTTGTTGGGATCATGGTAGCGGAGGAAGGCCTTGTGGAGGC
This portion of the Thioflavicoccus mobilis 8321 genome encodes:
- the dnaA gene encoding chromosomal replication initiator protein DnaA, whose translation is MVIWEKCTARLKEELSIAEFNTWIMPLQASEQDGVLRLFAPNRFVLDQVEMYYKEKVEALCERLTDGTIAQVLIEVGTFHNETPIEHDDRKSEHRPPRTTKRSTGRTEKVAAHVSNLNSEFTFDTFVEGKSNQIARAASLQIGNNPGRAYNPFFIYGGVGLGKTHLMHAIGNTLLSKDRSRRVVYIHSERFVADMVRALQHNQITEFKRYYRSLNALLIDDVQFFAGKERSQEEFFHTFNALFESKQQIILTSDRYPKEVSGLEERLKSRFGWGLTVSVDPPDLETRVAILQSKAAIMDVDLPDEVGFFVARRIKSNIRELEGALRRLVANAEFTGQELTVDFAKAVLRDMLIAQDKMITIDNIQKVVAEYYKIRITDLISAKRTRSISRPRQIAMTLAKELTKHSLPEIGTAFGGRDHTTVIHATKKINSLRKEEIAVEEDYKNLLRILTS
- the dnaN gene encoding DNA polymerase III subunit beta, with amino-acid sequence MYIEISVERLLTALGYAIGVIEKRSTLPILGYFLVRATDERLEIVSTDLEIEIETFANATIDDEGACVIPGRKLFDICRSLPKESQLKIRTEDGKAGITAGRSRFSLLTFTEQDYPRLGLTGIRDEMELDVETLRLLIDKTSFSMAQQDVRYYLNGLFVACANDKIIGVTTDGHRLSKAEVTVEGTNGNETEVIIPGKAVQELKRILSGSDRETRVSLAFREGLVSLTIGNIVFHTKLIDAKYPDYERVIPQNLTRRAIVDKELLRSALVRMSAISYDKYRGVEFIFDEGTLRLVSKNSEQEIAEEDFDVAYDGDKMSVAFNSSYVVDVLSAITSETIEVNFTDGNTSSIWRGEDSEAETYVIMPMRL
- the yidD gene encoding membrane protein insertion efficiency factor YidD — translated: MRKIIVGAIKLYQYVLSPLIGNHCRFYPSCSHFAIEAIERHGVFRGGMLTIGRLSRCHPWHEGGIDPVPTTTKRK
- the rpmH gene encoding 50S ribosomal protein L34; its protein translation is MKRTFQPSRLKRAHAHGFRARRATKGGRLVLAARRAKGRKRLAL
- the rnpA gene encoding ribonuclease P protein component; amino-acid sequence: MAGSSWPRVVRKAERDSPCKRRGADRSFPKSARLISSKAFRDVFAESITNSDPFFVVRARPNLAETARLGIAVSKKCARRSVDRSRIKRIIRESFRWVRNDLPVMDYVVIARHAAVKRTNPRLFESLRSHWTKFSEPDA